Below is a genomic region from Raphanus sativus cultivar WK10039 chromosome 4, ASM80110v3, whole genome shotgun sequence.
agcacgacTGGCTGGTGCTCAACTTGCAGAAACTCAGAAGGGTTTGAAGATGCTGAATAGTGGGACGAAACAGCTAGATCATCTGCTTAGTATTGGAAAGAGTGATCGATGTGGCCTTGGATATCAAGGAGAATGTTCTACAGCTGAAGGTGTTTTTGTATCAGCAGGAAAAGCTGAGGTTTTAGCTACGTCTACTACAAGACCAGAGGTTAAGGTATCTGCAGAGAAGACATCTAATGGAAAGACTGCAGTGAAGACTGCAACTGATGTGAAGAACGCGACTGCTACGCGTACTGCTACAGCAACTGCTACGGCGACTGCTCCAGAGAGAGTTTCTGGATTGAAGAGTGCAGTTCAACGAAAGTGGCGGCCTGTTTGTCATCACTGTGGTGTTGTTGGACACATTAGGCCAAGGTGTTTCAAGTTGCTGAGGGAGAAGAATCAGATGGTGCAAGCTTATGGTGTTTATGGTATGAGGAGTCATGGTCCTATATGTTATTCTTGTGGAGTTCAAGGGCATATTCGACGTGAGTGTTTCAAGCCAGTTCAAAGAGCTAATCATGGAGGTTTTGGGCTCATGAATACGTGGTCTAGGAGATATGATCAGTATGGATATGGTGAAATGGGATTTCCTCCTTACTTTGGAGGATATAGATcttcatattagtttttgacaatgatgtgactcatagggggagattgaagacgtgGTCTTATGTCCAGTGGTGATGAGTTCACATGCATagtcaaaaagggggagattgaagatgtatattctgtatcagttcgtgaagtactacaggaggtagtacATGTGTGAGTCATGAAGATGGGCTGAGTTGGAGTTCGTGTTTTGTGATGTCGGTTAGCTTGTTAAGCTTGGAGAAGAGGTAATATATTTATTGGGAAGTTTACATTAAAGGTAAATGATATTACTTGAAGAGGAAAAGACAAGAGAGTTATTTCCTAAAGAGAAAATGGAAAGTTACTTAAATTACTTTTGGAAGAACTTGTGGAGCAAGTTCTGGTTATCTATACAAGGAGGACGTGCCTCCATAGAGAAATGTGTCTCtgctaaaaagaaagaagagttgAGAGATCGtttggtgtgtgcttgtgtgatcaagcctttGGTGTCACTGCTGTGCGTTAGTTGCTGACGtagttggtgaagtacttccgtgaagtggaagattgaagcctagactcagggAGAGTTTAGCTCGGGGTTTGGAGGATCCTGATAAACAGAAGTCTAGATTCTAAGGTGAGTTTTAGCTTAGGATTGAGGCTAATCCTAAAGGATTCTTGTAATAGAAAAGATTGGTGTAAGACTCTCTTGTTCTAGTGAATTCGAAAAGATAAACTTGTGTGTTTTACTTTCTGCTATTATTTCTCTACCCTCACTACATTAACAAAACGTACCTGGCCGACAAAAAACGCTTTGACGTAGCTAAGACCTTCTTGAAACGTGACTGCCATGGACAAACAGTTCGTTTTCACCTTATCCATCAGAGACTCCGACGACCGTCGCGATGGCTTAGCCTCTTGCGCCGGGACCTTATTAACACTGACGTTTATAGAGTGTGAGATTTTGAAAGTTAGGCTATTCGAGATGTATATCTCACTTGCTTTCTTTGTGCTAGAGATTCTTTAACTATAAATGATCCAGGAAGCAAACACAGCCACGTCTTTTGCACGTGTTGGCTGTAGAGACTATAGACGTGTATTAAAAGCAAGAGGCCTTTTATTTTACTCTTGGGCTTTTGGGCCCAAATTGTGGTCGAGTCGGATCATATCGCAGGAGACTGATCACCTGATCCATCCACTCAGCACTAATTATCAGTAGAGttcactaatgtttttttttatttgtatatcaTTCAATATCTCATCTAAGTATCTAACTTTTTGATGTGCAAATGAAACATCAGAGGAAGCTTACGTGAAGGGAGCGGAAGAGGAgcatcaaacaaacaaaaacttcaCCGACAGAATTAAACTATGTGCCTAAAGGTGTTGCCTCTCACATAAGCGTTGCGTACAAGTTATCAGATCACACACTAACACAAAAAGAAATGATGAATAAACATTAATCATAAGTGTTATTGAAAGAAATTAGTAAGTGATTAGTCACAATCCTAAGATCCTACTCGGTCCCACACTAGATACACTAAGAGTTTAAATCATCATTTTTAAATCATCATTTAAGTAATTGATAAACACATAAACCAACAAACTGTTTTAAACTttgtcaaaacaaaaatgaatacAATGAAATAACGTTTGAGAGTTGTTGACACAAGCAAGTAGATTAGTTATAAACCAAGTGGCCACACATGGATTTAATATCGAATTTAATTCGTAGGTTTTGCTAATCATTCACTCCCAATCCACACTCATGTGCTTAAAAGAAAGAGAGGACCTTGTCCACTACCTACTAAAACAGTCAAAAAAATTACTAAGATTCTCTTAAATGTTTTGAAATCGAATTTTCATCCAAGTTATAACTGAACAACAAAAATTCACACGAGGCAATGAGAAAGGCATCCTAAAGAATGATGAAAGCAAGCCGCCTTGTTCAAAGTCAAGGCCACAAGGTCTGACCATCTCCATCTTCTACTCTTTTCAACGGTCAAACTTTTTACACCTTCTCAGAAACTAcactttatttcattttgttctaataacagaaaaaaataaataggaaaaatTCACCAATCAGACTGttcaatatgttttatatattcagacataaacaaacaaatactACATaacatctctttttctttttcttcgtCTTCGCTCCCCTTCTCCCAAGCTTTCCTAACTAACTACTTCCTATAAATATCTGAAACTGGTCTTTCATACATTATTTTCTGTATGGctgcttcttctcttcttactATGGACAATAATAGAACCACCAGACAAAACATGAATGGTTCTGTTAATTGGTCACAACAAACCCCAAGAACATTGGAAGATCTTGAGATCCCACCAAAGTTCAGGTCTTTTGCTCCTTCTTCAATCTCAACCTCTCCTTCCACTTGTTTCAGCCCCTCTGTTTTCCTCGATTCCCCTGCTTTTGTCTCCTCCTCTGCTAACGTAAGCCTCTCTGTTTTTAAACTATCGATATACTCTGTTCTTGATTTCAATTATTGATTCTATTCGAATCATTCTTGACTCTGTTTTGTAGGTTCTTGCTTCTCCAACCACAGGAGCTCTCATCACAAACGAAAGTAACAAGAAAAGTATAGCCGAGGAAGAGAAgactaacaacaacaacaacagtcTTAGCCTCTTTGATTTCTCATTTCAGACACAATCATCAGGACTTTCTGCTCCGacgacaacaacaaaaacaacaacaaacagtTCCGTCTTGCAATGGAGCCAAACAGATACTCGTCCAAGCAACAACACTCATCAATCTGTACCTTACAATGGAAGGGAGCAGCGGAAAGGAGAAGACGGTTACAACTGGAGAAAGTACGGACAGAAACAGGTTAAAGGGAGTGAGAACCCTCGGAGTTACTATAAGTGTACTTTCCCAAGCTGTCCAACGAAGAAGAAAGTGGAGATGTCTTTGGAAGGTCAGATCACAGAGATTGTGTATAAAGGAAGCCATAACCATCCAAAACCTCAATCCACTAgaagatcatcttcttcttcttcttcgacgTTTCACTCGGCTGTGTTCAATGCCGGACTTGATCATCATGGTTCTTCTGATTCATTTGCAATCCAGCAAGAAGATAATACTACTTCTGGTTCTCTTGGAGACGATGAGTTATCGGTTGTCAGCAGAGATGAAGAAGATTGTGGGAGTGAACCTGAAGCAAAGAGATGGTAAGATCATCATTACTCTCTTTGACCATACTTGAATAAGAAAGTCTTAACATGTTTGTTTATGTGTGTGTTTCAGGAAAGGAGAGAACGAGACAAACGGTGGGAATGGTAATGGAAGCAAGACGGTGAGAGAGCCGAGGATTGTTGTGCAGACAACAAGTGATATAGACATTCTTGATGATGGTTACAGATGGAGAAAGTATGGTCAGAAAGTCGTCAAGGGGAACCCAAATCCAAGGTAAATAATAAGACATAAACATGTACTGATGTTCAAGTAGTCGCTAGGCTTTTATAGGATATTAGTGTCTAGGCGGAACCTAGAGGCCGCCTAGAcagatttaaaaaatcattttttaaaactttttcttttttattttttaaaacttgttTTGTTTATGGCTCTAAGAATCTGACATTTCATGTCTCGTTTGACTTAACAGAAGCTACTACAAGTGCACAACGACCGGTTGTCCAGTGAGAAAACATGTTGAGAGAGCATCACACGATATGAGAGCGGTGATCACAACTTACGAAGGGAAACACAACCACGACGTGCCTGCAGCTCGTGGTAGTGGTTACACTACAAACAGACTAGCACATGATCCTTCTTCAGCACCAATTAGACCTAATGCTATTGCTGCTCACTCTAATTACACTACTTCTCAAGCACCATATACACTTCAGATGAtgcacaacaacaacaacaacactaaTCCTGGGCCTTTTGGTTACGCTATgaacaacaataacaacaacattCAAACGCAACAGAACAACTTTGGTGGTGGTGGGTTCTCTATAGCAAAAGAAGAACCAAACGAGGAGTCTTCCTCCTCGTTTTTCGATTCGTTTTTGCCCTGAAGACAAAGGGTTTAACTACTTACTAGTGGTTCCTGCTGATACTTCTAAGACTATAGTCTATAGTCCATAGAGTAAattatttcatttgtttttttttcattgctCATGCTAGAGCTTTTACACGCCTATAATGTAATAAATATCTTTAGTTCTTTTTGTACCATAGAAATAGAAAAATGATATTAAGCCAATCAATGTTTTCACTTCGTACAATGTATCATCAAACAGTCACAGATCCAACATAACAGGAAGTTAAAGAATGAATGACATTTTACACGGATCTCTCAAACATCAACACGGTATAAAATAAACGATTGAAAAGCACATAATTAGGTTTATAACCAGATTCAGATAAAAGAATGAGTGGAGAGTTTGTAACCGGAGAAGAGACCAGAGAGAGCTAGAGAGACGAAGGCGAAGACAGTCATGCTGATTGCTGAAGCAGCAGAATCAGTGAATATGTTATCTTGACCTTCTCTGAATCTGTTGGTCAATGGTATCGCAGACGATGCAGCTGATATGAGAAGATAAGCCACAATCTGCAATCACAACATTTTTTGCATCAGAAGATCATAACCTTTTTTATTAGCATTTGAATATTCTAGTCTCTtgattaaaaatcataattatatttttacattacCTGATCACCGGAAAAATCGACCAACATGGAAGTCCGGCGATCAAAGAACTCTCTCTTCGAGAGATGTA
It encodes:
- the LOC108850993 gene encoding uncharacterized protein LOC108850993 is translated as MIRLDHNLGPKAQEISSTKKASEIYISNSLTFKISHSINVSVNKVPAQEAKPSRRSSESLMDKVKTNCLSMAVTFQEGLSYVKAFFVGQAKRLTAKNEQEATEAHLTETKMQVEATDEAENAKKRLHQSS
- the LOC108855747 gene encoding probable WRKY transcription factor 33; amino-acid sequence: MAASSLLTMDNNRTTRQNMNGSVNWSQQTPRTLEDLEIPPKFRSFAPSSISTSPSTCFSPSVFLDSPAFVSSSANVLASPTTGALITNESNKKSIAEEEKTNNNNNSLSLFDFSFQTQSSGLSAPTTTTKTTTNSSVLQWSQTDTRPSNNTHQSVPYNGREQRKGEDGYNWRKYGQKQVKGSENPRSYYKCTFPSCPTKKKVEMSLEGQITEIVYKGSHNHPKPQSTRRSSSSSSSTFHSAVFNAGLDHHGSSDSFAIQQEDNTTSGSLGDDELSVVSRDEEDCGSEPEAKRWKGENETNGGNGNGSKTVREPRIVVQTTSDIDILDDGYRWRKYGQKVVKGNPNPRSYYKCTTTGCPVRKHVERASHDMRAVITTYEGKHNHDVPAARGSGYTTNRLAHDPSSAPIRPNAIAAHSNYTTSQAPYTLQMMHNNNNNTNPGPFGYAMNNNNNNIQTQQNNFGGGGFSIAKEEPNEESSSSFFDSFLP